In uncultured Desulfuromonas sp., the genomic stretch CTGTTTGTTTATCTGCAAGCGGATAAGCTGGCCATTAACGATCTGCAGAATCTGGATGGTTCTCTTGAGCTTCTTCAAACATCACACGATGACCTTGATCCGTTTTATATCTACAGTCTGACCTCAGATGACTCTTTCACCTGGTCTGATGTTGATTTGACAAACCGCGAGATTGTCTCTGCCAGAGACATCTATCCGGAAGAATATCCGTATCTTGAACTTTTCGATGATCGGATGCAAACCGCGACACTGACTCTTCGTGCCTCGACGATTACTGAGTTGGAGCTGGTCGAGCTGCTGTAGCTGAAGGCCCATATGCTTCTTGAAAAAGGGCAGGCTGCTGCGCCGTTTACTGATGCGGATTCTATGGCTCTTGTTTACGCTGAAGATGGTCATGCCTATCTCTCTACAGGCACAACGCTGTACAATTCAGAGTTGTCGGCCGTTTCGGTTGCCGACATCAGTAATGTCATTTTCATTACAAACCTGGAAGAAACCTGGTATCCGATTCTTGAAGCCGGTAACGCGTTGACGACCGCTCTTGATTTAACAAAACACTTGATTACGGCTGTTCAGGGTGATTCTCCAGTGGTTTCTATTCCGGCAAATTTGGAAGCACTTCTTGAGAATGTCGTTCATTTGACCCCCATTTCAGACGTGTCAAGCGATGCAATGAATTATCTACTGACCGTTACCTCAGGTCTTGGTCAGAATGTCCTTTTCAGTAATCATGACACGCTGGTTTCGTTTGCTGAGCGTTATGGTGCTGCTGCCGCCTCTTCTCAAGTTTCGGCATTGTCCATGAATGCATTGACGGTCACAATGTTTCATGCGTCGACGCTGAGCCCGATTGCCGATCATCTGTCAACACTTGTTGGTTCTTTGGCATTTACAACTGAATTCCGCTCTCATGTCTCTTCCGGAATGGATCTATGGAGTGCCGTTTATGATCTGAACAATATTGATCGTGGATGGCGACAGGACGTTGGTTCTTGCATCAGCATGTCTCAGTATACTTCAGCCGCCCTTGAGCTCGCTGGGCATCAATGGACCCAGATCACTTCTTGGGTCCATCGGAATGTCTATGATGCTACGACCGGTGCAATCTACAACAATGGTGCTTATTTCGCAGCCGATGGAAATATTTACTTAGAAGAAACTATCGCTCCATCGAATGGCCTGGTTGGTGTGCAGACGAGTGACGGCTGGCGCCTCTTGAACATTTATTACGAAAACGGCACAACCTTCGATTACGTCATTGAGAGAGGCACGTCTGATTTTGCCTATGAAGATGCAATTGAAGAACTTGAGTATCTTTACTCGGTGTCAACGGATAAGCCGTATTTCGCAGTCTATGAAACTGATAGTAGCTATTTTGACGGGACTTATGACGACTCGGACTACTTGAAGCTCGACTGGGACGATGGTCTTGACTTGCTGGATACTGCAAACCTTGGAGATGGGACACTGAAGCGGACGACAGTGACCGTCCCAACACTGTGATCAAAGCTTTTTGCTGATTCATCTGACAACAACTGTACTGTTAGATTGATTTTTTTCTGAAACTGTCAACGTCTTAGGGGGCGTTCTCAATCAGCCTTTATGGACTATCTTGGTTCTTTTCCGCGTCAACAGCGTGACATGTCGTTGCCATAGAATGACGATGGCGGCTCCATGTGCCTTGTTGACACGAAAAATCTCTCAAAATATTCCTCATTCTTCTGATGGAGAACGTCCCCTCGTTAGTACGCAAGGAAACCTCCCGGCTTTGCCGGGAGACCCGAAAAGTTTGACAGTTCCGGGAGTAATTGAAAGCCTCCATTCTGTGAACCGCTCAAAGTTCTCAGAAAAGGAGGCTTTCGATGAACAACATCCAAAGCTTATGTCATTCAGTATGGGACTGCAAGTATCACATCGTTTGGATACCGAAGTGCCGTCGTAAAATACTCTATGGGCGGATACGTCAAGAACTCGGTGAATTGATACGTGAGTTGGCCCGCCAGCGTGAAAGTTTGGTATTGGAAGGACATTTGTGTAGTGACCATATCCATGTATATATCGCAATCCCGCCGAAATATGCGGTTGCTCAGGTTGTCGGATATATCAAAGGGAAAAGCGCTATTCATATAGCCCGTAGATATGGAAAACGAAGCTGGAATTTTACCGGAGAGCACTTTTGGGCAAGGGGCTATTTTGCTTCCACCGTAGGCAGAGATGAAGAAGTGATCCGTAACTATATTCGGAGTCAAGAAGAAGTTGATCGGAGAATGGATCAATTGAAACTGCTCAGCTAGCCGCCTTTAGGCGGCCCATGGTTTAAAACAACCGCTTTGAGCGGTTCACAGATAAAGCCCCCGGCTTGGCCGGGGGATACTTACATAAAAGGGGTTTGTAAATGAAAAAAAGACTCGGGATTCCACTCTGTTTGTTTGTCTTTTCAATAAGTATTCTGCTCGCAACAGGTGGAATCGCAACGGCACAGGAAGCCGACGCATTGATGCTTTTTGGTGCGTTAGATCTCAGCCGTGAAGATATTACAACGCAAGAATTCGAAAATGCAGCGAAATCTCTCAATATCAAGCGGATAACAAACCAACGACTACAAGTCTATGGTCTGTCAAATTCCAAAGCTGAAAAGTATTATGATGCAACTTCCGTTTTGCCGGGCACGGTTGTCGGAGTTGCCCTGTTCTTGGAACGAAACGGAGAGTATTACCTCGCGTCATTTACATATATTTTCGATACGGATGTCTACTCAACGCCGAGAAAAGTAGATGCACTTTTTCAGAGCTTGAAATCAAAATACGGTGAGCCGTCTGAAAAACAGCAACCAAAAGCTGGTCAGTATCTACGCACATGGAACAAAAGCTCTGGTCAATCAGGTCTCATTTTCGATACAACAATTGGTATCCTTGGTGCCGAAGATCTAAGCATCGCATACGTCAACGCTGCAAACACGTCGAAAATACTGAACCAAGCTGAGCAGCAACAATCAGCTGTAGACGCAAAAAAACAATCAGCATTATAAACAACATGTCATGCCCTTGAACAAAAAGGCCGTCCATTACTGAGTACTATCTGACATATTGATAGTCCAAA encodes the following:
- the tnpA gene encoding IS200/IS605 family transposase, with the translated sequence MNNIQSLCHSVWDCKYHIVWIPKCRRKILYGRIRQELGELIRELARQRESLVLEGHLCSDHIHVYIAIPPKYAVAQVVGYIKGKSAIHIARRYGKRSWNFTGEHFWARGYFASTVGRDEEVIRNYIRSQEEVDRRMDQLKLLS